One genomic window of Halobellus limi includes the following:
- a CDS encoding pyridoxamine 5'-phosphate oxidase family protein: MTDEESAVVMDRDEIDELLGTGGVGVLGLAEESDPYAIPVSYGYDADAGEVYLRLGFGEESEKERYLESSERAALVVTAEDDRGWASVVVRGPLAEIPEASIDGTVVEAIRSIDIPFFTIYEEAPRELEYQLYRLRPEEITGRREKPPVGIE; the protein is encoded by the coding sequence ATGACCGACGAGGAGAGCGCGGTCGTGATGGACCGCGACGAGATCGACGAACTGCTCGGGACCGGCGGCGTCGGCGTGCTCGGACTCGCCGAGGAGAGCGACCCCTACGCGATCCCCGTCTCGTACGGCTACGACGCCGACGCCGGCGAGGTGTACCTCCGACTCGGGTTCGGCGAGGAGTCCGAAAAGGAACGCTACCTGGAGAGCTCCGAGCGCGCCGCGCTCGTCGTCACCGCCGAGGACGACCGCGGCTGGGCGTCCGTGGTCGTCCGCGGTCCGCTCGCGGAGATCCCCGAGGCGAGCATCGACGGGACCGTGGTGGAGGCGATCCGGTCGATCGACATCCCGTTCTTCACGATCTACGAGGAGGCCCCGCGGGAACTGGAGTACCAGCTCTACCGGCTCCGCCCGGAGGAGATCACCGGCCGCCGAGAGAAGCCGCCGGTCGGGATCGAATAA
- a CDS encoding transporter, with translation MSRPESSSNSRGGITPDGRTLGAAALGGVLSYVVAYAITYAVTGQRIANSLASRVLEIATGDPGTWKLVGWVFYSAHYVTSEIPGLFGSTAVNLVGRGDTFPAALFLLPPVALAVAGGLVAVAGRAETPLAGAVGGASVTLGYLPLAIAGAFLFAISVGDSTAGPTLVTAILLAGLVYPLVFGGIGGAVGALASGARD, from the coding sequence ATGTCTCGCCCCGAATCGTCCTCGAACTCGCGCGGTGGAATCACGCCCGATGGACGGACGCTCGGCGCCGCAGCCCTCGGCGGCGTCCTCTCGTACGTCGTCGCGTACGCGATCACCTACGCGGTGACCGGCCAGCGGATCGCGAACTCGCTGGCCTCGCGGGTACTGGAGATCGCGACCGGCGACCCCGGCACGTGGAAGCTCGTCGGCTGGGTCTTTTACAGCGCACACTACGTCACGAGCGAGATCCCCGGGCTGTTCGGATCGACCGCGGTGAACCTCGTCGGCCGCGGCGACACCTTCCCCGCGGCGCTGTTTCTCCTCCCGCCGGTCGCGCTCGCGGTCGCCGGCGGCCTCGTCGCGGTCGCGGGCCGCGCCGAGACGCCGCTCGCCGGCGCGGTCGGCGGAGCGTCGGTCACGCTCGGGTACCTCCCGCTGGCGATCGCCGGCGCGTTCCTCTTCGCTATCTCCGTCGGCGACTCGACGGCCGGCCCGACGCTCGTGACGGCGATCCTCCTCGCTGGGCTCGTCTACCCGCTCGTCTTCGGCGGGATCGGTGGCGCCGTCGGCGCGCTGGCCTCGGGGGCTCGCGACTGA
- a CDS encoding GNAT family N-acetyltransferase produces the protein MSEQADVDGRVRPYDPQIDREALWKLKRGFELGIGEGTGGDEKGAVYEEKLTERYRDRWLAWVDRCVEEDPGCVVVAEAERDDVTGGRDAGPVGYAFVLPESLSFVWDAAVLNEIFVAPDERGTGIADALMDAAVECARSQDLPLDRMVLDVDRENDRARAFYERYGFEHWGEMVARGL, from the coding sequence ATGAGCGAGCAGGCAGACGTCGACGGTCGCGTCCGTCCCTACGACCCCCAGATCGACCGCGAGGCGCTCTGGAAGCTGAAGCGCGGTTTCGAGTTGGGGATCGGCGAGGGGACCGGCGGCGACGAGAAGGGCGCGGTCTACGAGGAGAAGTTGACCGAACGATATCGCGACCGGTGGCTGGCGTGGGTGGACCGCTGCGTCGAGGAGGACCCGGGGTGCGTCGTCGTCGCCGAGGCGGAACGCGACGATGTGACGGGAGGGAGGGACGCCGGGCCCGTCGGCTACGCGTTCGTCCTCCCGGAGTCGCTGTCGTTCGTCTGGGACGCCGCCGTCCTCAACGAGATCTTCGTCGCGCCCGACGAGCGGGGGACGGGCATCGCCGACGCGCTGATGGACGCCGCCGTCGAGTGCGCCCGGTCGCAGGACCTCCCGCTCGATCGGATGGTGCTCGACGTGGACCGCGAGAACGACAGGGCGCGGGCGTTCTACGAGCGCTACGGGTTCGAACACTGGGGCGAGATGGTCGCAAGAGGCCTGTAG